One genomic region from Candidatus Delongbacteria bacterium encodes:
- a CDS encoding DNRLRE domain-containing protein: MKIIVFLLTLIISFVSAETLTLDPQFDMYTDVEHPGTAPNVQQLWTANFPASGNFQRIMMKFDIEQYRDMELESAVLKLTRFYSCPSGGTTAAKFIRIAEDWDESAWNFNTHADLDNDVSMPYVFSGPGGNTVHNFEVDITTFINNWFENSIDDFGFAIVANSNQKFSKFYSKENANQSYRPKLELTVNNVLIEENLTENFSLTSYPNPFNPSTTINFSLSGSQFVQLKVANSNGSVLETLFTGNLNSGSHSFDWSATSGISTGVYYSILEVGNQRIMNKMVLIK, translated from the coding sequence ATGAAGATTATTGTTTTTTTGCTTACTTTGATAATTAGTTTTGTTAGTGCTGAAACTTTAACACTCGATCCTCAATTTGATATGTATACAGACGTAGAACATCCTGGAACGGCTCCAAATGTACAACAATTGTGGACAGCAAATTTTCCTGCTTCGGGAAATTTTCAAAGAATTATGATGAAGTTTGATATTGAGCAATACAGAGATATGGAGCTGGAAAGTGCAGTTCTGAAGCTTACAAGATTTTACAGTTGTCCATCAGGTGGAACTACAGCAGCAAAATTTATTAGAATAGCAGAGGATTGGGATGAGTCTGCATGGAATTTTAATACACACGCTGACCTTGATAATGATGTTTCTATGCCTTATGTTTTTAGTGGTCCCGGTGGAAATACCGTTCATAATTTTGAAGTTGATATAACTACATTCATTAATAATTGGTTTGAAAACTCAATTGATGATTTTGGTTTTGCTATTGTTGCTAATTCAAATCAAAAATTTTCAAAATTTTATTCAAAAGAAAACGCAAATCAAAGCTACAGACCTAAACTTGAACTTACAGTTAATAATGTTTTAATTGAAGAAAATCTAACAGAAAACTTTAGTTTAACTTCTTATCCTAACCCATTCAATCCTTCAACGACAATAAATTTTTCTTTATCAGGTTCTCAATTTGTACAATTGAAAGTTGCAAACTCAAATGGTTCTGTCCTTGAAACTCTTTTTACTGGCAATTTAAACTCTGGTTCACACTCTTTTGATTGGAGTGCAACTAGTGGCATATCCACAGGAGTATACTATTCAATTCTGGAAGTTGGAAATCAAAGAATAATGAATAAAATGGTATTGATAAAATAA
- a CDS encoding MptD family putative ECF transporter S component, translating into MKFSIKELSLLGVMTALTVVVQFTFGMIAMLFTAVPGVPNLIIGFFSGSVLYIALRKLPKTGSLTIMSSVYGLIFVLISGRTFNFIGLLIGGLAGDLFSKFGRGYNNHGLTLLSLVIFRGIASIVSSILPFIIGVTQSETATAYVIFGIIGTIIGTFFGAIFGKKIFTKLKKAGVAKEINYGTAEI; encoded by the coding sequence ATGAAGTTCTCAATAAAAGAATTATCTCTACTTGGTGTAATGACTGCTCTCACCGTTGTCGTTCAATTTACGTTTGGAATGATTGCTATGTTGTTTACGGCAGTCCCGGGAGTCCCAAATCTAATTATAGGCTTTTTTTCAGGTTCGGTTCTTTATATTGCTTTAAGAAAGCTTCCAAAAACAGGTTCTCTCACAATAATGTCTTCAGTTTACGGATTAATCTTTGTTCTTATTTCTGGGCGAACTTTTAACTTTATAGGTTTGCTTATTGGTGGTTTAGCTGGTGATCTGTTTTCTAAATTTGGTAGAGGATACAATAACCACGGTCTGACTTTGCTCTCTCTCGTAATCTTCCGAGGTATAGCTTCTATTGTATCCTCTATTCTCCCATTCATAATCGGAGTTACACAATCAGAAACAGCAACAGCCTATGTTATTTTTGGGATTATCGGTACAATTATCGGAACTTTCTTCGGTGCAATTTTTGGAAAAAAGATATTCACTAAGCTTAAAAAAGCTGGAGTTGCAAAAGAGATAAACTACGGTACAGCTGAAATATAG
- a CDS encoding class I SAM-dependent methyltransferase: MNKKGNEFKGFYGGRNYERFAKFFGMNRKFFQNCVGDISLSKGMNALDLGCGTGFLTYELAVKSDNNSAIIGVDISDDQLNFARSKVDFFPCNIDFIKCSMDSLDFPDEIFDVVISSMAFHETPPSVRRKAISEVTRVLKNGGKFILIDWSKPKFGIMSLVWLPFIIFGESNKDNWQNSYWKLCSDNNMRKIEDYYINSLVRRQVFEKKGLDI, from the coding sequence ATGAACAAAAAGGGTAATGAATTTAAAGGTTTTTACGGAGGTAGAAATTATGAAAGATTTGCTAAATTTTTTGGTATGAACAGGAAATTTTTTCAAAATTGTGTAGGAGATATTTCCCTCTCTAAAGGTATGAACGCTCTTGATTTAGGTTGTGGAACAGGATTTTTGACTTATGAACTGGCCGTTAAATCTGATAACAATAGTGCTATTATAGGAGTAGATATTTCAGATGATCAGTTAAACTTTGCCAGGAGTAAAGTAGATTTTTTTCCATGTAATATCGATTTTATAAAATGTTCAATGGATTCTCTAGATTTCCCTGATGAAATTTTTGATGTAGTAATAAGTTCAATGGCTTTTCATGAGACTCCACCGAGTGTGAGGCGTAAGGCAATTAGCGAAGTAACCAGAGTTCTCAAAAATGGTGGAAAGTTTATCCTAATTGATTGGAGCAAACCTAAATTTGGAATAATGTCATTAGTGTGGTTACCCTTTATAATTTTTGGTGAATCAAATAAAGATAATTGGCAAAATTCTTATTGGAAATTATGTTCTGATAATAATATGCGTAAAATTGAAGATTATTATATCAATTCACTTGTTAGAAGACAGGTTTTTGAAAAGAAAGGTTTAGATATATGA
- a CDS encoding radical SAM protein: MFDIFKERLKTDMVSMRWPASKKVEDVDLLKKSLFYDENQFDNIKTAYLHIPYCSRICTFCGFMKAPGSENMVRDYLKSVDKELLSFKNNPYVKSGNFKSLFLGGGSPSLIPTDSMNELFGRLKDVLSLDEKSEISVECAIHDLDEEKILAMKNAGVNRISFGVQTFDTVKRRELGRISDEKKVIELIKYTKSIGIVVSVDLLCNLPGQSVEDFEVDLQKAFEIGVEGISAYVLSVMRNTPLKIMIDSSNVSPLPDQTIQLKQSLRAIELSKVNGYRHETITHFSKDLDRNLYGSLRYEGADTLAIGAGAGGNIGDFIYANPMSQGMYEMMSGRINKGLAIGGYEITSDEKPYKQAIGFLNRGLLEMNKLEITDIDEFYRLFGTAISSGLKNDLLFKVTDEFYKMTKAGYIWANNLIHSFALPILKKKGIVS; encoded by the coding sequence ATGTTTGATATTTTCAAAGAGCGTCTTAAAACCGATATGGTTAGCATGAGGTGGCCAGCTTCAAAAAAGGTTGAGGACGTTGATTTACTAAAAAAGAGTCTTTTCTATGACGAGAATCAATTCGATAATATAAAAACAGCTTACTTGCATATACCATACTGTAGCAGAATTTGTACTTTTTGTGGTTTTATGAAAGCTCCTGGCAGTGAAAATATGGTTCGGGATTACTTAAAATCTGTTGATAAAGAACTGCTCTCATTCAAAAACAATCCTTACGTCAAAAGTGGAAATTTTAAATCTCTATTTCTCGGTGGAGGTTCGCCTAGCCTTATACCTACCGACTCAATGAATGAGTTATTTGGTAGATTAAAGGATGTTTTGAGTCTGGATGAAAAAAGTGAGATTAGTGTTGAGTGTGCGATTCATGATTTAGATGAAGAAAAAATCCTAGCTATGAAAAATGCTGGTGTTAACAGGATTAGTTTTGGAGTTCAAACCTTCGATACAGTAAAAAGAAGAGAACTTGGAAGGATTTCTGATGAAAAGAAAGTAATTGAACTGATTAAATATACTAAAAGTATTGGAATTGTAGTTTCAGTGGATCTTCTTTGTAATCTTCCTGGACAAAGTGTTGAAGATTTTGAAGTTGATCTGCAAAAAGCTTTTGAAATTGGTGTAGAAGGGATATCTGCTTATGTTCTATCTGTCATGAGAAATACTCCTTTAAAAATTATGATCGATAGTAGCAATGTTTCACCTCTACCTGATCAGACAATACAGCTAAAACAATCCCTGAGAGCTATTGAATTATCTAAAGTTAATGGCTATCGACACGAAACTATAACTCATTTTTCCAAAGATTTAGATAGAAATTTATATGGTTCTCTTCGATATGAAGGTGCTGATACTCTTGCAATTGGTGCAGGTGCTGGAGGAAATATTGGAGATTTCATTTATGCCAATCCAATGTCACAGGGAATGTATGAAATGATGAGTGGCAGAATCAATAAAGGTTTAGCAATTGGAGGATATGAGATTACTTCTGATGAAAAGCCTTACAAACAAGCGATTGGATTTTTAAACCGTGGTTTATTAGAGATGAATAAACTAGAAATTACAGATATAGATGAATTTTATAGATTGTTTGGAACTGCTATATCTAGCGGTTTGAAAAATGATCTTTTATTTAAAGTAACTGATGAATTTTACAAAATGACAAAGGCTGGATATATATGGGCAAACAATCTGATTCATAGCTTTGCTCTTCCAATTTTGAAGAAAAAAGGAATTGTTTCTTAA
- a CDS encoding TonB-dependent receptor — translation MFRQIAIIVFFALDLMGSVKGYVKDENNCPLEGINIMVKSSSIGTASDKDGFFYIMENLKSETLVFTGVGFKTYEVKCSNDENLKIIMHFDDIWLDEVVFTASRSEIFLKDIPKRVDVIPREIIKQNAKHDIAEILDSSPSIEIIKNGYNRGNVSLMGLPSEYTLVLVDGEKIKGGTGTQATDIGQIPSEIVERIEIVKGPASSLYGSDALAGVVNIITRKNKKNPELSFSYGIGSEYTNTFNASTGYTYSDYSAMFTYSKYYTEGYEAPDKYDSDYYFSKFSLFEKIEFSNSFFNSDRNLENMKERIVTSKLSYTDDINTNDQINGSLYYTNYNRKLGSSRNIREADEYSIKSNLQFVDNFWLCSQYIIGLDYYFNNYDTNIITGDEQMISPYLQIDYKEIKDWSFSIGSRVDIHEKWGTIFTPNLSMMYTYDDLKIRSSIGKGFKAPTLSELKTFWFHPNGGGFWIKGNSNLEPEKSIGFNLDLEHVYENSLKTNISFFYNDIDNMIITDVSGGEFDGKDLYTYYNKDEIRSYGAEFSSKVYLNSLINLDFNYTYLKAYDTITENILVTSPKHKASAGISYSNSISDFDYKFGMKSKIVSSQYTDSENLIKVDAYNIEEFSFSLSTPWKLKLNLNIDNIFNREYYIYDKMPERTFLAKFTYEY, via the coding sequence ATGTTTCGTCAAATTGCTATAATTGTTTTCTTCGCACTGGATCTTATGGGTAGTGTCAAAGGATATGTTAAAGATGAGAATAATTGTCCTCTGGAAGGAATTAATATCATGGTTAAAAGCAGTTCGATCGGTACTGCTTCTGATAAAGATGGATTCTTTTATATTATGGAAAATCTTAAAAGTGAAACATTGGTTTTCACAGGAGTTGGTTTCAAAACATATGAAGTTAAGTGTTCCAATGATGAAAACTTAAAAATTATCATGCATTTTGATGATATTTGGCTGGACGAAGTAGTTTTCACTGCATCAAGGTCAGAGATATTTTTAAAAGATATTCCTAAAAGAGTTGATGTAATTCCGAGAGAAATTATAAAACAAAATGCTAAACATGATATAGCTGAAATTCTTGATTCTAGTCCAAGCATCGAAATTATTAAAAATGGTTATAATAGAGGAAATGTCAGCCTGATGGGACTTCCCAGTGAATACACCCTTGTGCTTGTTGATGGTGAAAAAATTAAGGGTGGCACTGGGACTCAAGCTACGGATATTGGACAAATTCCGTCAGAAATTGTAGAGAGAATAGAGATTGTTAAAGGACCAGCTTCATCTCTGTATGGAAGTGACGCCCTTGCTGGAGTGGTAAACATTATAACAAGGAAAAATAAAAAAAATCCTGAACTATCTTTTTCCTATGGTATCGGCTCTGAATATACAAACACATTCAATGCTAGTACTGGTTATACTTATTCCGACTATTCAGCTATGTTTACTTATTCTAAATATTACACTGAAGGATATGAAGCTCCAGATAAATACGACTCGGATTACTATTTTTCAAAATTTTCGCTTTTCGAAAAAATTGAGTTTAGCAATAGTTTTTTCAATAGTGATAGGAACCTTGAAAATATGAAAGAAAGAATAGTTACATCTAAACTAAGCTATACTGATGATATTAACACTAATGATCAGATTAATGGATCTCTTTACTACACAAATTACAATAGAAAGCTTGGCAGTTCGAGAAATATTAGGGAAGCTGATGAATATTCAATTAAATCAAATTTACAATTTGTAGATAATTTTTGGTTGTGTTCGCAATATATTATTGGTTTGGACTATTATTTCAATAATTATGACACAAACATTATCACTGGCGATGAGCAGATGATAAGTCCTTACTTGCAGATAGACTACAAAGAAATTAAAGATTGGAGTTTTTCAATTGGAAGCAGAGTAGATATTCATGAAAAGTGGGGGACGATATTTACACCAAATTTATCAATGATGTACACTTATGATGATTTAAAGATCAGAAGTAGTATTGGAAAAGGATTCAAAGCTCCAACTTTATCAGAATTGAAAACTTTTTGGTTTCATCCAAATGGTGGAGGATTCTGGATCAAAGGTAATAGTAATCTTGAACCTGAAAAAAGTATTGGATTTAATCTTGATCTGGAACATGTATACGAGAATAGTTTGAAAACAAATATCAGTTTCTTTTACAATGATATTGATAATATGATAATTACAGATGTTTCTGGTGGTGAGTTTGATGGAAAAGATCTTTATACTTACTATAATAAGGATGAAATTCGTTCATATGGAGCTGAGTTTAGTTCTAAAGTCTATCTAAATTCTTTGATTAACCTTGATTTCAATTATACTTACCTAAAGGCATATGATACTATAACAGAAAACATATTGGTAACTTCACCTAAGCATAAAGCTTCCGCTGGAATCTCCTATTCAAATTCAATTTCAGATTTTGATTATAAATTTGGTATGAAAAGCAAAATCGTATCATCTCAATACACCGATTCAGAAAATTTAATAAAAGTTGATGCGTATAATATTGAAGAGTTTAGCTTCTCGCTATCAACTCCATGGAAGTTAAAGTTAAACCTCAATATAGATAATATTTTCAATAGAGAATACTACATTTACGATAAAATGCCCGAAAGAACATTTCTGGCTAAATTTACTTATGAATACTAA
- a CDS encoding HmuY family protein, which yields MKKILLIPMLCFAFFTGCTSDDETTKPSNNEEIKTVTLDASSYSDWVYFDFDNAEEAEISDPLNSDAWDIAFQRTKIKLNGGLSGVKENSAMIFGVEEFENVTTVPSNYYTFDDNIYFAMAPTEPYTGNKALEDWYTMQGMPPTLSSKGNIYIIKRKDKDYVKLKIESYYHPESNSSANYTIRYQTGIETDNSTKISSIEETLNVNDNENWVYYSFSSEDIVVLDTVPEWDYNWDIAFRRYQIKTNSGISGSNSNMMLDNEVPKGFGVREYISQDFNSLRIAEEDGYVEDITLNPPMGGTPYSGSPIFENWYNYDPATHAISSKNNIYMIKTESGKYVKMKIDSYADVESGKELKFRFEKRISTVSE from the coding sequence ATGAAAAAAATACTACTGATTCCGATGTTATGTTTTGCTTTCTTTACAGGATGTACTTCTGATGATGAAACAACCAAGCCAAGCAATAACGAAGAAATTAAAACTGTAACTTTGGACGCATCTTCGTATTCAGATTGGGTTTACTTTGATTTTGATAACGCTGAAGAAGCGGAAATTTCAGATCCATTAAACTCCGATGCTTGGGATATTGCTTTTCAAAGAACTAAGATCAAATTAAATGGAGGTCTTAGTGGAGTAAAAGAAAATTCTGCTATGATATTTGGAGTTGAAGAATTTGAAAATGTAACTACGGTTCCATCAAATTATTATACTTTTGATGATAATATCTATTTCGCTATGGCTCCAACAGAACCTTACACAGGAAATAAAGCTTTAGAGGACTGGTACACTATGCAGGGTATGCCTCCAACTTTATCCTCTAAAGGAAATATTTACATAATCAAAAGAAAAGACAAAGATTATGTAAAACTAAAAATCGAATCATACTATCATCCAGAATCAAATTCGAGTGCCAACTATACAATAAGATACCAAACAGGAATAGAGACTGACAACAGCACTAAGATTAGCTCTATCGAAGAGACATTAAATGTAAACGACAATGAGAATTGGGTTTATTACAGTTTTTCAAGTGAAGATATTGTTGTCCTTGATACAGTTCCTGAGTGGGATTACAACTGGGATATAGCATTCAGAAGATACCAAATCAAAACGAATAGTGGAATTAGTGGCTCAAACAGTAATATGATGCTTGATAATGAAGTTCCAAAAGGATTTGGTGTGAGAGAGTACATTAGTCAAGATTTTAACTCTTTAAGAATTGCAGAAGAAGATGGGTATGTTGAGGATATTACCTTAAATCCTCCGATGGGTGGAACTCCTTACTCTGGAAGTCCAATTTTTGAGAATTGGTATAACTACGACCCTGCTACTCATGCTATCAGTTCAAAGAACAATATCTATATGATTAAAACAGAATCTGGAAAATATGTTAAAATGAAAATTGATTCTTACGCTGATGTAGAATCAGGTAAAGAGCTAAAATTTAGATTTGAAAAAAGAATTAGTACTGTTTCAGAGTAA
- a CDS encoding flavodoxin — MKIALIYSSLTGNTEKIAKAILSVLPANTDCIKLCGIKKPDLKNYDLLILGTWIDKGTADPFILELAKDIKDKKIVFFFTLGAYPDSKHADDCTMNLTELFTKNGNLVLGNYHCQGAVDPKLIEKFKRLPADHPHALTDERLKRYEEAAKHPDEKDMNKAKQFIKNLNVV, encoded by the coding sequence ATGAAAATTGCACTAATATATTCCAGCTTGACTGGCAATACTGAAAAGATCGCAAAAGCAATTCTAAGTGTTTTGCCAGCTAATACTGATTGTATTAAACTTTGCGGAATAAAGAAACCTGATCTAAAAAATTATGACTTACTAATTCTTGGAACATGGATTGATAAAGGAACTGCAGATCCTTTTATTCTAGAACTAGCTAAAGATATCAAAGATAAAAAAATTGTTTTTTTCTTTACTCTCGGTGCTTATCCAGATTCAAAACACGCTGATGATTGTACTATGAATTTAACAGAACTATTCACAAAAAATGGTAATTTGGTTTTAGGTAATTATCATTGCCAGGGTGCTGTTGATCCAAAGTTAATTGAAAAATTTAAAAGGCTACCAGCTGATCATCCTCATGCCTTGACTGACGAAAGATTAAAGAGATATGAAGAAGCTGCAAAGCATCCAGATGAGAAGGATATGAACAAAGCAAAACAATTTATTAAAAATTTAAATGTTGTATAA